A stretch of DNA from Rathayibacter sp. VKM Ac-2762:
TGGTCACGGTCCCGTCCTCGTGGCGCACGGCGCCCTCGGAGCGGGGGAAGAACTCGTACCAGGCGCCGACGCCGGCGCGGGTGCGCTCGACGTGGACGGTGCGCGGCTCCGAGACGCTCGTGAGGCTCATCACCGGGCGGGCGTCGAGCGCGCCGTGGACGGCGGGACCGGTCGCCGCGGCGAGGCGCTCCTCGGCGCTCAGCGTGGTGTCGCCGACGCGGGCGGCGGTGTCGGAGAGCAGGCTGCGCTCGCCCTCGGGCCGCGCGGAGTCGTCGGCGCCGCTGCGCAGCAGGCCCTCGCCGATGGCGAAGGTGACGTCGATGTCCAGGCCGGCCGGGATCTTGACCTCGGCCGTGTGGAGCCAGGTCGCCCAGTCGTCGGCGTAGGCGCGGATGCGGTAGCTCCAGTCGCCCTCCTCGTCGAGGGCCACGAGACGGCCGTAGCGGTCGGTGCCGGTCGCGAGGAGCGACATGCGGTGCTCCGACTCGGCCCCGGACGGCGAGCGCAGCAGGAGGTCGACGCCGATGAGGTCGTGCCCCTCGCGGAAGGCCGTGGCGGCGAAGGGGACGACCTCGCCGACGAACGCCTTCGCGGGCCAGCGGTCGTCCTCGAGCCGGGGCTGCGGGTCGATGATCGGCAGGCGCTCGGCGCGGACGCGGTAGCCGCTCCCGGTCGTCGCGGGCGCCGGCGACGCGTCGGGTGCGCCCGCGGTCACCGGGGCGGCAGGAGCACTGTCGGCCGCGGGGGGAGCAGGAGTCGCCTCGGGGGCGGCGGCGGGCGCCGGAGCGGCCGTCTCGGGAGGCGCCGACGCCTCCTGGGGTGCGCGTCCGCGACCCGCTCGCCGTGCGTCCTTGCCGTTCTGAGCCTTGCCGAAAGGTATCTGAGCCACGTCACGACAGTAGCGACCGGCGGCGGCTCGCACACGACGCTTGCGCCCGCGCTCGGGCCTGTGCAAACGAGCCCGGGGAGCGCGCGCCGGCGCGTCGAGGCGGGTCCGCGTCCCGCCGATCCGCCGTGGCCGGGGTCCGCTAGGGTGACCGAGCGCGACCGCCCCGGTGCTCCGCGACCGGGCGCTCCGGGGTCCGCAGAGAGTCGAGGGGTGCCGTGAAGGCGATCCGCCGCTTCATCGTCCGCTCCGTCCTCCCGCCCGAGCTCTCGGCTCTGGGCGATCTGGCGGGCAATCTCCGCTGGGCCTGGCACGAGCCCGCCCGGCGCTTGTTCGAGCGGGTCGATCCGGAGCTGTGGCGGAGCGGGGGAGCGGACCCCACCGCCCTGCTCGGAGCGGTGAGCCCCGAGCGCCTCGCCGAGCTGGCGGGGGACCAGGGCTTCGTCGACGAGGCGTGGCGCCTCCGCGACGAGCTGGAGCGCTACCGCACCGAGCCGCGGTGGTACCAGTCGCTGCCGGAGTCCGCCCCGCGCTCGATCGCCTACTTCTCGCCGGAGTTCGGCATCGCGGCGGCGCTGCCCCAGTACTCCGGCGGACTCGGCATCCTCGCCGGCGACCACCTGAAGGCCTCCTCGGACCTGGGCGTGCCGCTCACCGGCGTGGGCCTCTTCTACCGGTCGGGCTACTTCTCGCAGAAGCTCTCCGCCGACGGCTGGCAGCTCGAGTCCTACCCCTCGCTCGATCCCGACGGGCTGCCGCTGCGCGTCGTCCGTCTCGCCGACGGCTCGCCCGCCCGCATCGTGCTGGCGCTCCCCGAGGGACGCGCGCTCTACGCCCGGGTCTGGCGCGCGGAGGTCGGCCGGGTGACCCTCCTCCTGCTCGACACCGACATCCCCGAGAACGAGGACTCGCTCCGCTCCGTCACCGACCGCCTCTACGGCGGCGGGGGCGAGCACCGCCTCCTGCAGGAGCTGCTGCTGGGCATCGGCGGGGTCCGCGCGCTCGAGCTCTGGGCCGAGGTCTCGGGCGGCGTCCTCCCGGAGGTGTTCCACACCAACGAGGGGCACGCCGGCTTCCAGGGGCTCGAGCGCATCTCCGGCCTGATCGGCGCGGGCCTGGACTTCGACCAGGCTCTCCAGGTGGTGCGGGCGAGCACGGTCTTCACCACGCACACTCCGGTGCCGGCGGGCATCGACCGCTTCGACCGCGGGATGATCGAGGAGTACTTCTCCACGGAGCTGCTCCCGGGCGTGCAGGTCGAGGACGTGCTCGCGCTGGGCGCCGAGCCGGGGGACTCCGGGACGGCGTTCAACATGGCGTACATGGGCCTGCGGCTCGCGCAACGCTCCAACGGCGTCTCGACGCTGCACGGCGAGGTCAGCCGCTCGATGTTCTCGAGCCTCTGGCCCGGCTTCGAGACGGCGGAGGTGCCGATCGGCTCGGTGACGAACGGCGTCCACGCGGCCACCTGGACCGATCCGATCCTCCGGAGGCTCGCGGAGGAGCGGCTCGGCACCGACGACACGACGCGGGCCGACTGGGCCTCGGGCGCGCTCGGCGACGCCGAGCTGTGGGCCGCGCGCCGGGCGATGCGGGAGCAGCTGGTGCGGGACGCCCGCCGCCGGGCCGCCCGCTCCTGGCGCGAGCAGAACCCGGGCGGCCTCCCGCCGGCCTGGCTCGACGAGCTGCTGGACCCGGACGTGCTCACCATCGGCTTCGCGCGGCGGGTGCCGACCTACAAGCGGCTGACCCTGATGCTCCACGACCCCGAGCGTCTGCGGGCGCTGCTCACCCACCCGCAGCATCCGATCCAGATCGTCATCGCGGGCAAGTCCCACCCCGCCGACGAGGAGGGGAAGCGCCTGATCCAGCGGCTCGTCCGCTTCGCGCAGGAGCCGGACGTGCGCCGCCGGATCGTCTTCCTGCCGGACTACGACATCGCGATGGCGCAGCTGCTCTACCCGGGCACCGACGTCTGGCTCAACAATCCGCTGCGCCCGCTCGAGGCGTGCGGCACCTCGGGAATGAAGGCGGCGCTCAACGGCTCGCTCAACCTCTCGATCCTCGACGGCTGGTGGAACGAGTACTTCGACGGCGAGAACGGCTGGGCGATCCCCTCCTCCGACCGCGCGCTCGACCCGGAGGCCCGCGACACGCTCGAGGCCGAGGCGCTCTACGAGCTGCTCGAGACCGAGGTCGTCCCGCGCTACTACGAGCGTGACCACGACGGCGTGCCCCGGCGGTGGGTGCGGTCGATCCGGCACACCCTCGCGACCCTCTCGCCCGAGCTCTCCGCCGAGCGGATGGTGCGCCAGTACGTCGAGGCGCTCTACTCGCCGGCCGCCGAGGCCGGGCGCGCCGTCGCCGCCGACCACTTCGAGCCGGCCAAGGAGCTGGCGAGCTGGAAGCGGCGGGTCCGCGCCGGCTGGCCCGGAGTCGCGGTCGCGTCCGTCGAATCCGGCGGGATCGACGCGGTGCCCCAGCGCGGGGACCGGCTCGCCGTGCGGGCGGGCGTGCGCCTGGGCGAGCTCTCGCCGGCGGACGTCTCGGTCGAGGTCGTGTACGGGACGACGTCCGCTGACGGCTCGCTCACCGAGGTCCGCCACCACGAGCTCGAGGTGGTCGAGGAGTCGGGTGCCGTAGTGCCGGCCGACGCGGTCGGGCGCGTGCCCTACGCCGGAGTGGTCACCCTCGACCGCAGCGGCTCCTTCGGCTACACCGTCCGCGTCGTGCCGCGGCATCCCCTCCTGGCCCGCTCCGCCGAGCTGGGCCTGGCCTCCGCCGCCGGCTGACCCCGCCCGGTCCCTCTCCGCGAGATGCCGCTCCGGTGCGCCTTCCTCGGCGTCTCGCGGACCGGAGTGGGATCTCGCGGGAGGAGGACGGCGCATGGAGCGAAACGGCGCCCGGAGGAGGACGGCGGGGGAGCAGGGGTCAGCGCGCGATGTCAGCGAGGAGGGCGGCCGTCGCGGCGACGAGGTCGGCGGGGGCGAGCTCGATGTCGAAGCCCCGGCGCCCGCCCGAGACGAGCACCGTGTCGTGGAGCTCCACGGTCTCGTCAATCACGGTGCGGTGCCGCGTCCTCTGCCCGAGCGGCGAGATGCCGCCGAGCACGTAGCCGGTCCGGCGCTGGGCCAGCACGGGGTCGGCCATCGCCGCCCGCCTGCCTCCGACCGCGGCCGCGAGCTCCTTCAGCCCGAGCGAGCCGGTGACGGGCACGACGCCCACCACGAGCTCGCCGTCCACATCGACCATCAGGGTCTTGAACACGCGCTCCGGCTCGACGCCGAGCGCCTCGGCCGCCTCGAGCCCGTAGCGCGACGTGGCCGGGTCGTGCCGGTACTGGCGGGGAGTGAAGGGGACGCCCGCCGCCGTCAGCGCGACGGTCGCCGGGGTCCCCGGCCCACTCCGCGCCATCAGGCGTCCTGCTCGGCCGCCGGCCCGTGCGCGGCGAAGAGCTGCATCGAGGTGCCGGCCACGCGGATGACCTGCCCCGGCTCGAAGGACTCGCCGTGCTCCAGCGGCTCCGGCTCCTCGCTGTTCCACAGGCGCGTGTAGCCGGTGACCCCCTCGCCGTCGGCGAGCACGACCGTGGTGTCCTGCTCGACGCCGTGCACCACCAGCAGGACGCGGTCCGGCTCGCCCTCGACCGGCGTCGAGGCCGCGAGGTACTGCAGCGTCCGGTTGGCGGCGGAGGTCCAGTCGTGCTCGCTCATCCCGCGCCCGTGGGCGTCGAACCACGTCATGGTCGTGGCGCCCGGCTCGCTCGCGTCGCCGCTGCCGTAGCGGGAGGGACGCAGCGCCGGGTGCTCACGCCGCAGGCGCAGCAGGGTGCGCGTGTGCGCGCGGAGCGCGAGCTGCCAGTCGGCCAGGCCCTCCCAGCGCACCCAGGTCAGGTCCGAGTCCTGGCAGTAGGCGTTGTTGTTGCCGCGCTGGCTGCGCCCGGTCTCGTCACCCGCCGTGATCATCGGCACGCCGGCCGACAGCAGCAGGGTGCCGAGGAGGTTCCGCATCGCCTTGCGCCGCGCCAGCGTGATCCGCTCGTCGGTGGTGGGGCCCTCGAAGCCGTGGTTGAAGGAGCGGTTGGTGTCGGCTCCGTCGCGGTTCGACTCGCCGTTGCCGATGTTGTGCTTGACGTTGTACGAGACGAGGTCCGCCAGCGTGAAGCCGTCGT
This window harbors:
- the glgP gene encoding alpha-glucan family phosphorylase, producing the protein MKAIRRFIVRSVLPPELSALGDLAGNLRWAWHEPARRLFERVDPELWRSGGADPTALLGAVSPERLAELAGDQGFVDEAWRLRDELERYRTEPRWYQSLPESAPRSIAYFSPEFGIAAALPQYSGGLGILAGDHLKASSDLGVPLTGVGLFYRSGYFSQKLSADGWQLESYPSLDPDGLPLRVVRLADGSPARIVLALPEGRALYARVWRAEVGRVTLLLLDTDIPENEDSLRSVTDRLYGGGGEHRLLQELLLGIGGVRALELWAEVSGGVLPEVFHTNEGHAGFQGLERISGLIGAGLDFDQALQVVRASTVFTTHTPVPAGIDRFDRGMIEEYFSTELLPGVQVEDVLALGAEPGDSGTAFNMAYMGLRLAQRSNGVSTLHGEVSRSMFSSLWPGFETAEVPIGSVTNGVHAATWTDPILRRLAEERLGTDDTTRADWASGALGDAELWAARRAMREQLVRDARRRAARSWREQNPGGLPPAWLDELLDPDVLTIGFARRVPTYKRLTLMLHDPERLRALLTHPQHPIQIVIAGKSHPADEEGKRLIQRLVRFAQEPDVRRRIVFLPDYDIAMAQLLYPGTDVWLNNPLRPLEACGTSGMKAALNGSLNLSILDGWWNEYFDGENGWAIPSSDRALDPEARDTLEAEALYELLETEVVPRYYERDHDGVPRRWVRSIRHTLATLSPELSAERMVRQYVEALYSPAAEAGRAVAADHFEPAKELASWKRRVRAGWPGVAVASVESGGIDAVPQRGDRLAVRAGVRLGELSPADVSVEVVYGTTSADGSLTEVRHHELEVVEESGAVVPADAVGRVPYAGVVTLDRSGSFGYTVRVVPRHPLLARSAELGLASAAG
- the ybaK gene encoding Cys-tRNA(Pro) deacylase — protein: MARSGPGTPATVALTAAGVPFTPRQYRHDPATSRYGLEAAEALGVEPERVFKTLMVDVDGELVVGVVPVTGSLGLKELAAAVGGRRAAMADPVLAQRRTGYVLGGISPLGQRTRHRTVIDETVELHDTVLVSGGRRGFDIELAPADLVAATAALLADIAR